One stretch of Sinomonas terrae DNA includes these proteins:
- a CDS encoding beta-glucosidase, with the protein MTDILDERESRKQPSEADLRERIGCLNLEEKVRLLTGSSFWSIEAEPKAGLRRFVVSDGPVGVRGETWDDRDWSANGPSPTAIAATWDPELVERIGHAMGAEARRKGVDVILAPTVNLHRTPVGGRHFECFSEDPLLTGAIAAAWVRGVQGQGVGTCVKHFVANDQETERMGVDNIVDERTLRELYLAPFEHIEREAKPWSYMAAYNKVNGTAMTESPLLDDVLKGEWGSDALVMSDWFATRSTIESANAGLDLAMPGPVSPWGQALVDAVRAGDVDETKVDEKLLRLFRLAARTGAVEGFEGREAQPVSEEEMDDLLREAAAAGFVLVKNDSVLPLPDVTSLAVVGPNAVRGRVAGGGSASVMPKHVVHPAEALAAALPNAKVRTALGVRSTERVGVLEGAAAQLPDGSGEGLLVEFLDAEGKVLGSEQRRIGQFVWMGDFAPGIPADRVATVRTTTRVTAAQPGTHRFGASGVGRITVALDGDILADEDVRLREGADIVEALMLPPQLLVERELAEGESILLATTFAAVADPTTGAHFWATLVNLEEPHGTDDEEMAAAVELARSSNAAVVVVGTTEEVESEGYDRESLGLPGRQDELIEAVIDANPNTVVVVNAGAPVLMPWLAKAKAVLLVWFPGQQMGAALADVLTGAVEPGGHLPTTWPAPGGIVQPENVPVKGTVGYEEGLDVGYKAYLRREIQPAVPFGHGLGYTTWSLSNPETAGDAVNVSVTNTGHRAGAHVVQVYVSRPDSALERPAAWLAAFAKVTLEPGETRRVEIPIPARAFEHWDAEGHSWTVEPGEFVVEVGPSIAERTRAGSVVR; encoded by the coding sequence ATGACCGACATCCTCGATGAACGCGAGTCCCGGAAGCAGCCGAGCGAAGCGGACCTCCGCGAGCGCATTGGCTGCTTGAACCTCGAGGAGAAGGTCCGCCTCCTCACGGGCAGTTCGTTCTGGTCCATTGAGGCCGAGCCGAAGGCCGGGCTACGCCGTTTCGTCGTCTCGGACGGCCCCGTCGGTGTGCGCGGCGAGACCTGGGATGACCGCGACTGGTCCGCCAACGGCCCCTCGCCCACAGCCATCGCAGCGACGTGGGACCCCGAGCTCGTGGAGCGGATCGGTCACGCGATGGGAGCCGAGGCCCGGCGCAAGGGCGTCGACGTCATCCTGGCCCCGACCGTGAACCTGCACCGCACGCCCGTCGGCGGACGCCACTTCGAGTGCTTCTCGGAGGACCCGCTGCTGACGGGCGCGATCGCGGCGGCCTGGGTGCGCGGGGTCCAGGGACAGGGCGTCGGCACGTGCGTCAAGCACTTCGTCGCGAACGACCAGGAGACGGAGCGCATGGGCGTCGACAACATTGTCGACGAGCGCACCCTCCGCGAGCTGTACCTCGCGCCGTTCGAGCACATCGAGCGAGAGGCGAAGCCGTGGTCCTACATGGCCGCCTACAACAAGGTCAACGGAACAGCCATGACCGAGTCACCGCTCCTCGACGACGTGCTCAAGGGCGAGTGGGGCTCGGACGCGCTCGTCATGTCCGATTGGTTCGCGACGCGCTCCACCATCGAGTCGGCGAACGCAGGCCTCGACCTTGCCATGCCTGGGCCCGTTTCCCCGTGGGGCCAGGCGCTCGTGGATGCGGTGCGCGCGGGCGACGTCGACGAGACGAAGGTCGACGAGAAGCTCCTCCGCCTGTTCCGGCTCGCCGCGCGGACCGGTGCGGTCGAGGGTTTCGAGGGCAGAGAGGCCCAGCCGGTCTCTGAGGAGGAGATGGACGACCTCCTCCGAGAGGCCGCGGCGGCGGGGTTCGTGCTGGTCAAGAACGATTCCGTACTCCCGCTTCCGGACGTGACCTCGCTCGCCGTCGTGGGCCCGAATGCGGTGCGTGGCCGCGTCGCCGGGGGCGGTTCAGCATCGGTCATGCCGAAGCACGTCGTGCATCCGGCCGAAGCCCTCGCCGCGGCACTTCCCAACGCCAAGGTGCGCACAGCCCTCGGCGTCCGCTCCACGGAGCGGGTCGGCGTCCTCGAGGGAGCCGCGGCACAGCTCCCAGACGGCTCCGGCGAGGGCCTGCTCGTCGAGTTCCTCGATGCCGAGGGCAAGGTCCTCGGGAGCGAGCAGCGCCGCATCGGGCAGTTCGTGTGGATGGGAGACTTCGCGCCCGGCATCCCCGCCGATCGGGTCGCCACGGTACGGACGACGACGCGCGTCACTGCAGCACAGCCCGGCACCCACCGCTTCGGCGCCTCGGGCGTCGGGCGCATCACCGTCGCGCTCGACGGCGACATCCTCGCCGACGAGGACGTGCGGCTTCGCGAAGGCGCCGACATCGTGGAGGCGCTCATGCTTCCGCCGCAGCTCCTCGTTGAGCGCGAGCTCGCGGAAGGCGAATCGATCCTGCTGGCCACGACCTTCGCCGCCGTCGCCGACCCCACGACCGGTGCCCACTTCTGGGCGACCCTCGTCAATCTCGAAGAACCCCACGGGACGGACGACGAGGAGATGGCCGCCGCCGTCGAACTCGCGCGCTCCTCGAACGCCGCCGTCGTCGTCGTCGGCACCACCGAGGAGGTGGAGTCGGAAGGCTACGACCGCGAGTCCCTCGGCCTCCCCGGGCGCCAGGACGAACTCATCGAGGCGGTCATCGACGCCAACCCGAACACGGTCGTCGTCGTCAACGCGGGCGCCCCGGTTCTCATGCCGTGGCTCGCGAAGGCCAAGGCGGTGCTCCTCGTGTGGTTCCCGGGGCAGCAGATGGGTGCAGCGCTTGCGGATGTCCTGACGGGCGCCGTCGAGCCCGGTGGCCACCTGCCGACGACGTGGCCCGCGCCGGGCGGCATCGTCCAGCCCGAGAACGTCCCCGTCAAAGGGACGGTCGGGTACGAGGAAGGCCTCGATGTCGGCTACAAGGCCTACCTGCGGCGCGAGATCCAGCCCGCAGTCCCGTTCGGCCACGGACTCGGCTACACGACGTGGAGCCTTTCGAACCCCGAGACTGCTGGGGATGCAGTGAACGTGAGCGTGACAAACACAGGGCACCGTGCGGGTGCCCACGTCGTCCAGGTCTACGTGTCCCGCCCCGACTCCGCCCTCGAACGTCCGGCTGCTTGGCTCGCAGCCTTCGCCAAAGTGACGCTCGAACCAGGGGAGACGCGCCGCGTCGAGATCCCGATCCCTGCCCGCGCCTTCGAGCACTGGGACGCCGAGGGTCACAGCTGGACAGTGGAACCGGGCGAGTTTGTGGTCGAGGTCGGCCCTTCGATTGCTGAGCGGACTCGGGCCGGCAGCGTGGTGAGATGA
- a CDS encoding MFS transporter, whose product MSADASPQPVPQSALAEPVRRVGPLWITGLVLVNVGINAAFFGPIQVLLGLQAQAFDPSQKEAILALITGAGAAVALVANPLFGAFSDRTSGRFGRRRPWVLVGAVLGTIALVGLAGAPNVAAATALWCLVQAGCNGAYAAITAAIPDRAPIEQRGIVGGLAAMGQTAGILLGAVIAAVVAGSFALGYIICAVALVLGVILYLTTAADDPLPRSAVGPFSLARFFASFWVSPAKHPDFAWAWITRLLVNIGNHMVTLYLLFFLTDEVRLKQTQGLDPATGVLILTGLYAVFVIITSVIGGKLSDRLGRRKPLVIGSSIIIAIASLTIGFFPVWPGAIVGACVLGIGFGTYLAVDFALITQVLPKASDRGKDLGVINIANSLPQVIAPLIAYPFVAYWGGYISLYVAAAVIGLLGAVFVTRIRSVN is encoded by the coding sequence ATGAGTGCAGACGCCTCACCGCAGCCTGTTCCCCAGTCCGCGCTCGCCGAGCCCGTACGGCGAGTCGGACCCCTCTGGATCACCGGTCTCGTCCTGGTCAACGTCGGCATCAATGCTGCGTTCTTCGGGCCCATCCAGGTCCTCCTCGGCCTCCAAGCGCAGGCGTTCGACCCAAGCCAGAAGGAAGCGATCCTCGCCCTCATCACGGGGGCGGGGGCCGCCGTCGCCCTCGTGGCGAATCCCCTCTTCGGTGCTTTCTCCGACCGCACGTCTGGCCGCTTCGGGCGCCGTCGGCCATGGGTCCTCGTCGGCGCGGTGCTCGGGACGATCGCCCTCGTCGGGCTCGCTGGTGCGCCCAACGTCGCCGCCGCGACCGCGCTGTGGTGCCTCGTGCAGGCGGGCTGCAACGGCGCCTACGCGGCGATCACCGCCGCCATTCCTGACAGGGCGCCCATCGAGCAACGAGGGATCGTCGGCGGTCTTGCCGCGATGGGCCAGACGGCCGGAATCCTCCTCGGGGCGGTGATCGCCGCTGTCGTCGCCGGGAGCTTCGCGCTCGGCTACATAATCTGCGCGGTGGCACTCGTGCTGGGCGTCATCCTGTATCTCACGACGGCGGCGGACGATCCCCTTCCGCGCTCGGCTGTGGGCCCCTTCTCGCTCGCCCGCTTCTTCGCGTCATTCTGGGTCAGCCCCGCAAAGCACCCCGACTTCGCGTGGGCCTGGATCACGCGCCTGCTCGTCAACATCGGAAACCACATGGTGACGCTCTATCTGCTCTTCTTCCTCACCGATGAGGTCCGGCTCAAGCAGACGCAAGGCCTCGACCCCGCGACGGGCGTCCTCATCCTCACCGGCCTCTATGCGGTGTTCGTCATCATCACGAGCGTGATCGGCGGGAAGCTCTCGGACCGGCTTGGCCGCCGCAAGCCGCTCGTCATCGGCTCCTCGATCATCATCGCGATCGCCTCGCTCACCATCGGGTTCTTTCCCGTATGGCCGGGCGCGATCGTGGGCGCGTGCGTGCTCGGCATCGGCTTCGGGACGTATCTGGCTGTCGACTTCGCCCTCATCACCCAAGTTCTCCCCAAGGCGAGCGACCGCGGCAAGGACCTCGGCGTCATCAACATCGCCAACTCGCTCCCGCAGGTCATCGCACCGCTCATCGCCTATCCCTTCGTCGCGTACTGGGGCGGCTACATCTCGCTCTACGTGGCGGCGGCCGTGATCGGCCTGCTCGGGGCCGTCTTCGTGACCCGCATCCGCAGCGTGAATTGA
- a CDS encoding TetR/AcrR family transcriptional regulator: MLELPKDLVSMEAPPTTPRLAERYRRMLDATAEFARLEYPQVEVSAIATRAGVSLSTAYRYFPSTAHLLLALHRRQLLELRERVESRARNARGRGIEERSRQLAGAAIELLQMRLSQPAVNSCLDELVVPADHELARMIGEVDELSWSVLGRLGGGAARGKSIVLMVSGLVSAIRTGRLLPYEAEQQLKEACALLEPRASAARLA, translated from the coding sequence GTGCTCGAACTGCCCAAGGACCTGGTGTCGATGGAGGCTCCACCGACCACACCTCGCCTTGCCGAGCGTTACCGCAGAATGCTCGATGCCACGGCAGAGTTCGCGCGGCTCGAATACCCGCAGGTTGAAGTTTCAGCGATCGCCACCCGCGCGGGTGTCTCTCTCAGCACCGCCTACCGGTACTTTCCGTCCACGGCCCATCTCCTGCTCGCGCTGCACCGCCGGCAGCTCCTCGAACTCCGCGAACGCGTGGAGAGTCGAGCGCGCAATGCGCGGGGCAGGGGGATCGAGGAGCGCTCGCGGCAATTGGCCGGCGCCGCTATCGAGCTACTGCAGATGCGACTTTCGCAACCTGCCGTCAACAGCTGCCTCGACGAACTCGTCGTCCCCGCGGATCACGAGCTCGCCCGCATGATCGGCGAAGTCGACGAGCTCTCGTGGTCCGTGCTGGGCCGCTTGGGTGGCGGCGCCGCGCGCGGCAAGAGCATCGTCCTCATGGTGTCCGGGCTTGTCTCTGCGATTCGCACGGGCCGCCTCCTGCCCTACGAGGCGGAGCAGCAGCTCAAGGAAGCGTGCGCGCTCCTCGAGCCGCGGGCTTCCGCCGCACGGCTGGCCTGA
- a CDS encoding NAD(P)-dependent malic enzyme has translation MGNEPITSEEIFAAHEGGKLSVAVGRPLASKRDLSIAYTPGVAEVSRAIAADPDLARTHTWASRLVAVVSDGTAVLGLGNIGPSASLPVMEGKSALFKTFGGLDSIPIVLNTTDVDEIIETLVRISPSFGAVNLEDIAAPRCFELERRLIEALDMPVMHDDQHGTAVVALAALENAARVVGKDLGSLRTVIAGAGAAGIAVAEILLTAGVRDVVLLDSKGALHAGRGDLTGMKAEFAARTNPRGVAGGTAEALAGADVFIGVSSSKVPEEHIAAMAEGSIVFALSNPDPEVAPEIARRHAAVVATGRSDFPNQINNVLAFPGIFRGALDAGARRITPAMKLAAARAIAALAEDKLSADYIVPSPLDPRVAPAVTAAVAAAVVSGE, from the coding sequence ATGGGCAACGAGCCGATCACGAGCGAGGAGATCTTCGCCGCGCATGAGGGCGGGAAGCTCTCGGTCGCGGTCGGCCGCCCGCTTGCGAGCAAGCGGGACCTCTCGATCGCGTACACCCCTGGGGTGGCCGAGGTGTCCCGGGCGATCGCGGCCGATCCGGATTTGGCCCGCACGCACACGTGGGCGTCCCGGCTCGTGGCCGTGGTCTCCGACGGGACGGCGGTGCTCGGCCTGGGCAACATCGGCCCGAGTGCTTCGCTGCCGGTGATGGAGGGCAAGAGCGCCCTGTTCAAGACCTTCGGCGGGCTGGACTCGATCCCGATCGTCCTGAACACGACCGACGTGGACGAGATCATCGAGACCCTGGTCCGGATCTCCCCGAGCTTCGGGGCCGTGAACCTCGAGGACATCGCCGCCCCGCGCTGCTTCGAGCTCGAGCGGCGCCTGATCGAGGCCCTCGACATGCCGGTCATGCACGACGACCAGCACGGCACCGCCGTCGTCGCCCTCGCGGCCCTGGAGAACGCGGCGAGGGTCGTGGGCAAGGACCTCGGATCGCTGCGCACGGTGATCGCCGGGGCGGGGGCGGCGGGCATCGCCGTCGCCGAGATCCTGCTCACCGCCGGGGTGCGCGACGTCGTCCTGCTCGACTCGAAGGGTGCCCTGCACGCCGGACGGGGCGACCTGACGGGGATGAAGGCCGAGTTCGCGGCCCGGACCAACCCGCGCGGTGTAGCCGGTGGCACGGCGGAGGCCCTGGCCGGGGCGGACGTGTTCATCGGCGTCTCCTCCTCGAAGGTGCCGGAGGAGCACATCGCGGCGATGGCCGAGGGCTCGATCGTGTTCGCCCTCTCGAACCCGGACCCGGAGGTCGCGCCCGAGATCGCCCGGCGGCACGCCGCCGTCGTCGCCACCGGGCGCAGCGACTTCCCGAACCAGATCAACAACGTCCTGGCGTTCCCCGGGATCTTCCGCGGCGCGCTCGACGCCGGCGCCCGGCGGATCACCCCCGCGATGAAGCTCGCCGCCGCCCGCGCGATCGCCGCCCTCGCCGAGGACAAGCTCTCCGCCGACTACATCGTCCCCAGCCCTCTGGACCCCCGCGTGGCCCCGGCTGTGACCGCGGCAGTGGCCGCCGCCGTCGTCTCAGGGGAGTAG
- a CDS encoding DUF456 domain-containing protein has protein sequence MDGPALAALLTGLALAVAVVGTIVPVLPGSLLGILALLEWALFGRSGSGGWIVFAVGTVLFAAGMGASCVLTGRTLAARKIPNSSILAATIVGVVGMFVVPVLGLFIGFVVGLLGSEWLRTRDFRAATSSSLLALKAIGIGRIVEFACAASAVTVWVIAAWIYFSNR, from the coding sequence GTGGACGGACCCGCTCTCGCTGCCTTACTGACCGGCCTGGCCCTCGCTGTCGCAGTGGTCGGCACGATCGTGCCGGTCCTCCCCGGGAGCCTGCTGGGAATCCTCGCGCTCCTCGAATGGGCCCTCTTCGGTCGCTCGGGCTCGGGCGGCTGGATCGTCTTCGCAGTAGGGACCGTGCTCTTCGCCGCAGGGATGGGCGCCTCCTGCGTCCTCACTGGCCGAACACTGGCGGCCCGGAAGATTCCGAACAGCTCGATCCTCGCGGCGACCATCGTCGGCGTCGTCGGGATGTTCGTCGTGCCGGTGCTCGGTCTGTTCATCGGCTTCGTCGTGGGGCTTCTCGGGAGCGAGTGGCTGCGCACGCGCGACTTCCGTGCGGCCACATCGTCGTCGCTCCTGGCTCTCAAGGCCATCGGCATCGGCCGCATCGTCGAGTTCGCGTGCGCGGCCAGCGCGGTCACCGTGTGGGTCATCGCCGCCTGGATCTACTTCTCGAACCGGTGA